The genomic segment ATCATTTGCTCTATACAATTTCCAAGGCAATTGGAGTTAACAATTCACTTACGAAGCCACACGGGAGAAAAACCTTTCACGTGTAAAATTTGTGACAAACAGTTTTCGACAAATTCCATTTTACGACGACATAAAACAGTACATACCGGAGAAAAATCTTTTGTGTGTGAAATTTGCAgcaaacaattttcaacaaagTGTACATTAAAGCAACATATGAaaatgcacactggagaaaagccttataagtgtgaaatttgcacAAGACAGTTTTCGAATAGTTccaatttaaaaatacatatgagAAAACACTCCGGTGGAAAACCTTTTCAGTGCAATATTTGCACCGATAAGTTTTCATGGAAATCATCTTTAAAAGCACATATGGGATCGCATACTGGAGAAAAcgtttttatttgtaatatatgccTTAAAATGTGTTTGAGAAGTGAGGACTTGATAAGACACATGAGAGTTCATAATGGGGAAAAGCCGTATATATGTAAAATTTGTAACAGTCAATTTTCATTCAGTGGTAATTTAAAAGTACatatgagaatacacactggCGAAAAACCGTTTGTATGCGAATTTTGTACCAAAAACTTCCCAACAAGCTCTCAATTAAAACAACATACGAAaacgcatactggagaaaaaccttttaaGTGTGAAATCTGCATCAAACAGTTTTCGCGAAATTCCCTCTTACAGAaacatatgagagtacacactggcgaAAAATCTTTTATATGCGAAATTTGTAGCAGACAATTTTCGAGCAAAGACAATGTGAAACAGCATATGGTAGTTCATAGTGATGACAAATCTTTCACATGCGAAATATGCAACAGACAGTTTGCCAGAAGTTCCACTTTACAGCAACATATGCTGACTCACTCTAAAGAAAAATCTTTCACATGTGAAATTTGCAAAAAACAGTTTTCACGAAGGTATGTTTTACAAATACATATGAGAAAACACAGTGGAGACAAACCGTTTTCGTGTAAAATTTGCTCCAAACAGTTTTCGCAAAGTTCTAATTTAAATAATCATATGAAAACGCATACTGGAGAGAAACCTTTCACGTGTGAAATCTGCCCCAAACAATTTTCGCGATATACCGTCTTAAAAAAACACAGAATTATACATGAGGAGAAAACCTCATTCAACGAACAGTCTTCAGCTGTTAGCTGAAAGTATCGAACCAAGGATCtaaattgtattattattgtgaTAATAAACGATTAAAACTCCgacttgttttttaattattgaatATTATAATAGAAATCGTAAGTTTTAAAAAGTCCTAAGGCTCAAAAGTTTAAGGTTGAGAGTATGTATGGTCTGTGCAATTTACTATATATGGTCTTAAGCACTAAAGTATCCATGGAAattttttcttgaaatttaaacaaattttaaggtttgaaaaaaaaaattccattttGTGATCTAAACATAGGATGCTGGCCTGTAATGGGTTAAATTAATAATACCAATTCttcattataatttattatttcgttGTCAGTGTAATTTATCTCTATTAATATTCTCCATACTTCCCCAACAATTCACAAGGATCTAGGGAtcccaccttaaattttaacctttACCATGCGAGATGCGCTATGCACCATTACGCAGATGATTTTAAGACTTTGACATTTTTGTTTCTCCTAACCTAACCTGTATCTTTTACcgattaaaaaaggagatcaatgCTCATCATATTATAACGTTATAAGTTATAACCACAGTATAAATAGTCTAtaccacagtatagacaacaaccaGTATTCCCACTCCGCTTTGGCGCGAAAGTTCGCGCATTTTACTCGCGCAGACAGCGACGCCATTTTCTCTGGACTCCGAAAAATTTGACGGCTCTCATTGGTCATTGGCCATTGTCatttgtcataaataaataatatagaggccattgtatttgtttactttttgtgtatttatagatacaaataatcggacgattttcacatttggtcccattgaagttAGCTATAATGAGCCGTCAATTTAAGTTCATAGAACAAATTTTTGACATttgactgtgttgtcatgtctttataatgtatgtgttgtaggcttcaattacaaatagaaaagctttcaaaaatacatttttattatattattatatgaattatgcaatgtttttattttttacttttttttatatacaacacaAACGAATAAAAACTCGTTTCTTCTCATATTATTTGCAGTTAATTACTACAAATTTTTGCCTTTGATAGATAAgctgatagatttggcaatcctcaa from the Diabrotica undecimpunctata isolate CICGRU chromosome 1, icDiaUnde3, whole genome shotgun sequence genome contains:
- the LOC140443429 gene encoding uncharacterized protein — its product is MEVKQEVSENIYKVETDYNETSDALLDISKTEIKDEQHTFNYVYLNECHIKTEVEVKLEEKQKTEIGPSSEDIQTDDRRLACKICSKSYTKKKNLEIHMREHKGKKIFTCIICSIQFPRQLELTIHLRSHTGEKPFTCKICDKQFSTNSILRRHKTVHTGEKSFVCEICSKQFSTKCTLKQHMKMHTGEKPYKCEICTRQFSNSSNLKIHMRKHSGGKPFQCNICTDKFSWKSSLKAHMGSHTGENVFICNICLKMCLRSEDLIRHMRVHNGEKPYICKICNSQFSFSGNLKVHMRIHTGEKPFVCEFCTKNFPTSSQLKQHTKTHTGEKPFKCEICIKQFSRNSLLQKHMRVHTGEKSFICEICSRQFSSKDNVKQHMVVHSDDKSFTCEICNRQFARSSTLQQHMLTHSKEKSFTCEICKKQFSRRYVLQIHMRKHSGDKPFSCKICSKQFSQSSNLNNHMKTHTGEKPFTCEICPKQFSRYTVLKKHRIIHEEKTSFNEQSSAVS